The Capra hircus breed San Clemente chromosome 25, ASM170441v1, whole genome shotgun sequence genome has a window encoding:
- the TMEM114 gene encoding transmembrane protein 114, with protein MRVHLGALAGAAALTGALSFVLLAAAIGTDFWYIIDTERLERGGPGARGPAGAANHSQLEPLSSHSGLWRTCRVQSPCAPLMNPFWQENVTVSDSSRQLLTMHGTFVILLPLSLILMVFGGMTGFLSFLLRASCLLLLTGTLFLFGALVTLAGISVYIAYSAAAFQEALCLLQEKTLLDQVDIRFGWSLALGWVSCVAELLTGATFLAAARVLSLRQRQDQAI; from the exons ATGCGGGTGCACCTGGGCGCGCTGGCCGGCGCGGCGGCGCTGACCGGGGCGCTCAGCTTCGTGCTTCTGGCGGCGGCCATCGGCACCGACTTCTGGTACATCATCGACACCGAGCGCCTGGAGCGGGGCGGCCCGGGGGCGCGGGGCCCGGCGGGGGCCGCCAACCACAGCCAGCTCGAGCCTCTGAGCTCGCACTCCGGCCTCTGGCGGACCTGCCGGG TCCAGAGCCCGTGTGCGCCGCTGATGAACCCCTTCTGGCAGGAGAACGTGACCGTCAGCGACTCGAGCCGACAACTTCTCA CCATGCATGGGACGTTCGTGATTCTGCTGCCGCTCAGCCTGATCCTCATGGTTTTCGGGGGCATGACGGGCTTTCTGAGCTTCCTCCTGCgagcctcctgcctcctcctgctcACGGGGACCCTCTTCCTCTTTGGAG CCCTGGTGACCCTTGCCGGCATCAGCGTCTACATCGCCTACTCGGCCGCCGCCTTCCAGGAGgcgctgtgtctcctgcaggagAAGACACTGCTGGACCAGGTGGACATCCGCTTCGGCTGGTCCCTGGCCCTGGGCTGGGTCAGCTGCGTCGCCGAGCTGCTCACCGGGGCCACCTTCCTGGCGGCAGCCCGCGTGCTCAGCCTGAGACAGCGGCAGGACCAGGCCATCTGA